A single genomic interval of Blastopirellula marina harbors:
- a CDS encoding serine/threonine protein kinase, whose amino-acid sequence MTIDPNLERLQQAFLAALEVPEDQRDDWLERECGSDAALLQNVRSLLGHANPNNDLLEQSPDKAIADFTLTDPDAPIHLSLSEGDDVSVDCEHFLSKLSEVGILSQAELDSVCEHRPEQSEMPDPRTLAAQLVQEGKLTQYQATALLRGEPELLIDKYLIVDLIDVGGMGMVFKAIHRGMDRVVAVKIISPKMLGSSDHVKRFRREVRVAATLEHPNVVRSYDADESRGINFLVMEYVRGKNLRQIVRESGPMSLDQAVDSIRQAAVGLDYAHQHGVIHRDIKPGNLLLNNQGTLKILDLGLAHVDESLRQLDTNGVQSRDASVIESEITSAGMILGTASFMAPEQSLNSHLVDARTDIYSLGCTLFYLLTGDPVYQGDTVFQVLVRHRESEIPSICEMRADVPESLNTVFQRMVAKSPDDRFQSMHEVVEEIDACKIAPPKPAPRHQSRREVKKVDESVDPSADKSSEPESRSQARLYGTVSVLAGTIVAAFVLTSQWLPLWQGKTTDIEPSSVKTISAADLLATGNWSWQVQENLGPVINSREFEIAADMTNDGCTIVFTSGRESAKRGNRDLWIATRNSIDEEWEEPSRLPSEINSPDQLENVPRISGDGLTLRFHRGSTLMITTRSSAHDPWSEPTVDPLATLFNGNYQVTKDELTQFSYVFSHIDTDQQRRYLLRYRRRPSINESFDEFTDDLLPATMKLNGQMTLSNDGRLLIYSANTTPMEAKPVFRLFFITRSDWGRPWSSPQLLLPDLPRPSAAPAFVMDDKTLLLVNSDGDGQGAGDIWIARLKRNDDDRQR is encoded by the coding sequence ATGACGATCGATCCTAACCTGGAACGACTACAGCAAGCATTTCTGGCCGCGCTGGAGGTACCAGAGGACCAACGCGATGATTGGTTGGAAAGGGAGTGTGGTTCGGACGCGGCGTTACTTCAAAATGTTCGATCCTTGCTGGGCCATGCCAATCCAAACAATGATCTACTCGAGCAATCTCCGGATAAGGCAATTGCGGATTTCACGCTGACCGACCCTGACGCTCCCATTCATCTTTCATTGAGTGAGGGCGACGATGTTTCGGTCGACTGTGAGCACTTCCTATCAAAGCTTTCCGAGGTAGGAATTCTAAGCCAAGCCGAACTAGATTCGGTTTGTGAACATCGACCAGAGCAGTCCGAAATGCCTGATCCGCGTACGCTCGCCGCTCAACTGGTTCAGGAAGGGAAACTGACTCAATACCAGGCAACAGCACTCTTACGCGGCGAACCTGAGTTGCTTATCGACAAATACCTGATTGTTGATTTGATCGACGTCGGTGGTATGGGAATGGTATTCAAGGCCATTCATCGCGGCATGGATCGTGTGGTCGCCGTCAAAATCATTTCGCCCAAGATGTTGGGTTCATCGGACCATGTGAAACGTTTCCGGCGAGAGGTTCGTGTTGCTGCCACGCTGGAGCATCCTAACGTGGTTCGTTCTTACGACGCGGACGAATCGCGTGGTATTAATTTTCTCGTCATGGAGTATGTGCGCGGAAAGAATCTCAGGCAAATCGTCCGGGAGTCTGGGCCCATGTCGCTCGATCAAGCTGTAGACTCGATTCGCCAGGCGGCGGTGGGCTTGGATTATGCTCACCAGCACGGAGTCATTCACCGCGATATTAAGCCGGGCAACCTGTTGCTGAATAACCAGGGCACGCTCAAGATCCTCGATTTGGGCCTGGCACATGTGGATGAGTCGCTGAGGCAATTGGACACCAATGGCGTACAAAGCCGAGACGCATCAGTTATTGAAAGTGAAATAACGTCCGCCGGAATGATTCTAGGTACTGCATCGTTCATGGCACCGGAGCAATCTCTGAATTCGCATCTTGTCGATGCGAGAACTGATATCTATAGCCTCGGATGCACGCTCTTCTACTTGCTCACAGGGGATCCTGTTTATCAAGGCGATACGGTTTTCCAAGTGTTAGTACGGCATCGAGAAAGTGAAATCCCGAGTATCTGTGAGATGCGAGCCGATGTACCAGAGTCGTTGAATACCGTGTTCCAGCGAATGGTCGCGAAAAGTCCGGACGATCGCTTCCAGTCGATGCATGAGGTTGTCGAGGAAATTGATGCTTGCAAAATTGCCCCGCCTAAGCCAGCACCACGACACCAATCCAGGCGCGAAGTGAAGAAGGTCGACGAAAGTGTTGATCCATCGGCAGACAAGAGTTCAGAACCCGAAAGTAGAAGCCAAGCCAGGCTTTACGGCACAGTCTCGGTACTTGCCGGGACGATTGTCGCTGCATTTGTACTTACCTCGCAGTGGTTACCTCTGTGGCAAGGAAAGACCACCGATATAGAACCTTCGTCTGTCAAAACAATATCAGCCGCGGACCTTTTGGCTACGGGTAACTGGTCCTGGCAAGTCCAAGAGAATTTAGGACCAGTGATTAACTCGCGAGAATTTGAAATTGCTGCCGATATGACCAATGACGGATGTACGATCGTATTCACTTCGGGGCGTGAATCTGCCAAACGAGGTAACCGTGATCTCTGGATCGCTACGCGTAACTCCATCGATGAAGAGTGGGAGGAGCCTAGTCGTTTGCCGTCAGAAATAAATTCACCTGACCAGCTAGAAAACGTTCCACGGATAAGTGGCGACGGATTAACTCTGCGATTTCATAGAGGAAGTACCCTCATGATCACGACACGTTCGTCAGCGCACGACCCGTGGTCTGAACCAACTGTTGATCCTCTCGCGACGCTTTTCAACGGCAACTACCAAGTTACTAAGGATGAACTTACTCAGTTTAGTTATGTGTTTTCACACATAGATACGGACCAACAACGGCGTTATCTCCTTAGGTATCGTCGTCGCCCCTCAATCAATGAATCCTTTGATGAATTCACGGACGATCTCTTGCCGGCCACAATGAAGTTGAATGGCCAGATGACTTTAAGCAACGATGGACGGCTTCTTATCTATTCTGCTAACACAACTCCGATGGAGGCGAAACCCGTCTTTCGATTGTTTTTCATTACTCGTAGTGATTGGGGTAGGCCTTGGTCAAGCCCGCAACTCTTGCTTCCCGATTTGCCAAGACCAAGCGCCGCTCCCGCCTTTGTCATGGATGATAAGACTTTGCTACTGGTAAACTCAGACGGTGACGGGCAAGGGGCTGGTGATATTTGGATCGCTCGGCTTAAAAGAAATGACGACGATCGCCAGCGCTGA
- a CDS encoding ECF-type sigma factor, whose product MSDPLDPDEKRWDQPLYDELHRLAQRALAKETPGHSLQPTLLVHDAYLRLQKQQNLNEDDRSMMLAAGANIIRRLLVDYARQRKSQKRGGKTGRGIPLHISVAEDANRIDVLELNDALEAFSKVMPRAAEVVELKFFGGMTGDEIANKLGISLRSVNNDWKFAKAWLYRELGSFSESENEDDDRS is encoded by the coding sequence ATGAGCGACCCACTGGATCCAGACGAGAAAAGGTGGGATCAGCCTCTGTACGACGAATTGCATCGGCTTGCACAGCGAGCGTTAGCCAAGGAGACGCCTGGACATTCGCTACAACCGACTCTTCTCGTTCACGATGCGTATCTACGTCTGCAAAAGCAGCAGAATCTGAACGAAGACGATCGATCTATGATGCTCGCGGCCGGAGCAAATATTATTCGACGCCTGTTGGTCGACTACGCACGACAACGAAAATCCCAGAAGCGCGGTGGCAAAACGGGACGTGGAATTCCGTTGCACATTTCCGTTGCGGAAGACGCCAATAGGATAGATGTCCTTGAATTGAACGATGCCCTTGAGGCGTTTTCCAAGGTCATGCCACGCGCCGCTGAAGTCGTCGAGTTAAAATTCTTTGGCGGAATGACTGGAGACGAGATTGCCAACAAGTTGGGGATTTCACTTCGCTCAGTCAATAACGATTGGAAATTCGCGAAAGCATGGCTGTACCGTGAGTTAGGTAGCTTTTCCGAGAGTGAAAACGAAGATGACGATCGATCCTAA